DNA sequence from the Candidatus Zixiibacteriota bacterium genome:
CCGGCGCGCCGGCTGCGCAGCAGGCCGATGTTGCGTCGCTCAAGGACTCCCAGGCCAACGCCGCAACCGGATTCGGTCTGAATCCGGCCGGCACGCCGTTTTCTCTGATCGACCTCTCGCGCATCAAGTGGTCAAACAGCTACTCTGTAGCGTTTTTCAGCGGCGGTGGTTCATCGGGATCGGTGGGCCTGTGGAGCACCACAATGGATTATGTAATCTCTTCTAAATTGCACTTGGCAATAAACTTAGGTGTTCTGCATAACCCCGGCTCCCTGTGGGGTCGGGCCGAATCTGAGGCCAGCTTCCTGCCCGGCTTCCGGCTCGATTATCGTCCGTCGGATAAGGTGCTGATGTCTCTTAGCGTACAGCGCGGAATCGGCTACTATGATCCCTACTACGGGCGGCCATACGGCGGCCGGTGGAGTCCCTTTCTAATTGAGTGAAAAACCTGATGGCCCGTTCTCTTCGAGTTTTCTCAGACCCAAGCTTCCCCCGACAACCCAATGTTTAACCGCAAGCGCTCGCATCCGGCGGCGCCATCGCCGGACAGCATTCCGCAGGCAACTCCTCGGTACCGCCGACTGTCTCGGATTCTGGACGTAGCGTTATTGCTGGGATGCGTTGCGGTAGTAGTGTACCTCGGCGTGAGAGCCTATCCGGTTGCCGGCGGCTACTCGCTGGAAAAACCGACCCCGCACCATCAGGTGCGTCTGCAAATCGTCGATGCATCCGGAAAGCTGGGAGGAATTAAGCAATTGGCGGAACAAATTGAGGCTGTTTCCGATTTAGAAATCGAAGTCTCCATTGTAGAAACGAAGCGGTTCGATACCCGTCAGATTTCGAAGTCGTTCCTGCTTTCGCGCGTTGACGACTTGGCGGCCTGTCGCATCTTAGCCGAGCGGCTCGGAATGGAGCCCGGTGAGGTCGAGTATAAACCCCTGGAGAACAATCGTGAGGTAATCACCGCCACGCTGGTAGTCGGCGCCGACGGCATCCGCCCTGCCGTGGTGGCGTCGAAATAAACAGGAGATTCAGATCGCAATTTGAGAAAACTTTCCCCGCTTGCTCTCGCCCGTGCGGCCGGTCGGCTCGCTCTCGAAAAAAAAGGTTTCGATGTCAGAATACTCAAGCTCAAGGACTTGTCATCCGTCTGTGACTACTTTGTTATCGCTTCGGGCGAGGCCGATATCCATGTACGGGCGATCGCGGAAGAGATTTACGACGGCCTGGCTGACCTGGGCCAAAAGCCAACTTACCGCGAGGGTCAGCGCGAGGGCAATTGGGTATTGCTTGACTATATCGATGTAGTTGTGCATGTTTTCTATGAACCAACCCGGCGCTTCTATGCTCTGGAGAGACTGTGGGGCGATGCCCCGGTCGAAGAACTCTCGGACGACTGAGGAAAGGTAACCTGTTTGGAAACAAAAACTGATAACAAAAACTCCGCAATGGAACTGGCCGAGCTGAAGAAGAAGACGATCGCCGAGCTTCTCGCGGCGGCCGAGGCGCTGGATATCCCCGGGGTGTCCGGCTTGCGCAAGTCCGAGCTGATCTACAAGATCATGGAGGCTCAGTCCACCGGCAGCGAGGGCATGATTTTCGCCGAGGGTGTTCTGGAGACCATGGAGGAGGGGTACGGTTTCCTCCGCTCGCCGGACTACTGCTACCTGCCCGGCCCGGATGATATCTACGTGTCACCGTCGCAGATCAAGCGCTTCGACCTCCGCACCGGCGATACCATCTCCGGCCAGGTGCGTCCGCCCAAGGATAACGAGCGGTATTTCGCGCTGCTCAAGATCGAGGCGGTCAACTACGACGATCCGGATGTTGCCAAGCACAAGACGCTGTTCGATAACCTGACCCCGCTCTATCCGGACAAGGCGTTCAAGCTCGAGGTGGGCCAGCAGGAAGTCACCACTCGCATCATCGATCTTATGTGCCCGATCGGCCGGGGCCAGCGTGCGCTGATTACGTCGCCGCCTAAAGCCGGCAAGACGATCATCCTGCAGAAGATCGCGCAGGCGATCACTGCCAATCATACCGAAGTCAAGTTGATCGTGCTTCTTATCGACGAGCGCCCCGAAGAGGTCACCGACATGCGCCGCTCGGTCAAGGGCGAGGTGATATCCTCTACTTTCGACGAACCCGCCGAGCGCCACGTGCAGGTTGCCAAGATGGTTTTGGAGAAAGCCAAGCGCCTGGTCGAGCACAAGCAGCACGTGGTTATCCTGCTCGATTCCATTACCCGCCTGGCCCGCGCCCATAACGCGGTGGTGCCGCACTCAGGCAAGATTCTTTCCGGCGGTGTCGATTCCAACGCCCTGCACATGCCGAAACGGTTTTTTGGCGCGGCGCGCAATATCGAAGAAGGCGGCTCGCTCACGATTATCGGCACGGCGCTGATCGAGACCGGCTCGCGCATGGACGAGGTCATTTTCGAGGAGTTCAAGGGCACCGGCAACATGGAGATGGTGCTGGACCGTCGCCTGGCGGAACGGCGCATTTACCCGGCGATGGACATCAACCGGTCCGAGACTCGCAAGGAGAATCTGCTGCTGGAAGAGGATGTGCTGTCCAAGCTGTATATCCTGCGGCGGTTCCTGGCGGAGATGAATCCGATCGAGTCGATGGAGTTCCTCCTGGGCCGCATCCAAAAAACCGAGAGCAACCGCAAATTCCTGGCCTCGATGAAGGATTAGTCGGGCGGGTTGGCTTCATACCCGCTATGGGACGATTTCGGGACTAACAGGACGTTGTGGACGAGCACCTCGGATCGAGAGCAGATGTCGGGTTTCTCGCTCAAGTGGTCAATGCTCGGAACCCGACCTACAACGCTATCCTCATACAACAGGTAGCCCACAGCTTGCTGCGGGTACGTTTTTCTTTTAGAGGATTGTCGGGCGGGTTTGCTTCATGCCCGCTATGAGATGATCTCGGGGCTAACAGGACGTTGTGGACGAGCAGCTCGGATCAAGAAAAGATGTCGGGTTTGCCGCTCCATTGGATAATGCGGCGAACCCGACCTACAGTCTGAGAGCGCCAAGTTCGTAGTGGCAGAACTACCTCGGCCGAAGCGGCCGAGGGGTTCTGTCCTACCGCTTCTTCGTGTACTTCGGTTGGTATAGCTCCACTTTGATGTCGCCGGGCATCATGAGGTGGGTGACGAAACCGTAACCGTGATCTTCAATGTCGTCCACGAACTGCACGCCGCGAGATTTCAGCTCCGCAACTGTTGCGTTGATGTCGTCACAGTAGAACGAGATATACGGTTGTCCCGACGGCTGCCCGTTGGCCGGGTCGTCCGGGTGGCAACCCATGTCGGCCTCGGGCAAGTTGAATGTCAGCCAGCCGTCGCCGACATCGGTGTAAGAGAACCGGAGTTTGTCACGAATGAACGCCCGCAGCTCCTCCGGCTGCGACGTAAAGAACATCGTATGTACGCCTTTGATCATCGGGTCTCCTTCAGGTTGTGTCAGCCCAAGCCAAAGATGCGGTGTTTGGATCGAGGAGGGCAACGATTTTGGTCTCGTGGTCTTGTAAGGATGCTGAATCCAATTCCAGCGCAAGCGCTGGGGCACCAGACCGGAACCTCCCGCACACGATGAGGTGTCGGGTTTCTCGCTCAAATGGTCCATGCTCGGAACCCGACCTACAGCACTGACCGATATACAGGAGCGCAACCAGAGAGGGGCAGACCAGGAGGCCAGCCGCCCACGCTCCAGCCGAGTCTCGTAAGGCTGGTTTGCTTCATACCCGCCATGAGATGAACGTTGCACTTAATGTATCGTTGTGCACGGAGCACTAAAGACCCACCCGCAAGCGGGTGAGCCACCAAGCGGGAGCTCTGCCGCCCACGGTTACGCTGGGGCACCAGCACCAGCTGCGCATCGGAGCTTTTATCTTGTTGCTCATCCAATCCCGCAGCATCATAATCAGTTACGGATGACATGAACTCGGTCTGCATATCAGCCGATGGGTACAATTATCATGAAAGAGCCGGTCGTTGAGCTTACAAATATCCACCAGCGCGTTGAACGCGGCGGCTTTCTCTTTCGCGGCTTGAATCTCAAGCTCGAATCCGGCTGCTCCGCGGTGATCGCCGGCGCGTCGGGCTCCGGTAAAACCACACTGGTCGAGATGATGCTCGGCCTTCGCACACCGGAGCAGGGGCAGGTGCTCATGTTCGGCCAGTCACTGTTTCCGCTGCGACGCCGGATTGTCCGCCAGGTCCGCCGACAGATCGGCGGGGTGGGCGGGCCGTTCGGCCTTGTGCCGACATTGACGGTAGCGGAGAATATCACCCTGCCGCTGGTTCTCAACGGCGAGCACAAGCGCGCCCAGCAGGAGCGGCTGTTTCGTATGCTCTCCGAGTTCTCCCTGCTGAAACTGGCCGCCAAGTACCCGCGGCATTTGACACGCGTGGAGACCATGCTGGTCCAGTTCGCCCGCGCCGCGATTGCCGATCAGCCGCTCATACTGGTCGATGAACCGTCGGCCGGTCTCGATTCGACCAGTTACCAGCGGGTGATCGAATCGCTCGTGAAAGTGGCGCTGTCGGGCAGCTCGATGCTCATACTCGCGTCGCAGCCCCCGCCGGGAGAGATTCCACACAGCCGGACTTACTTTCTTCGCAACGGGGTCCTGGAATGAGCCGGGCGGCGCACACGGCCATGCGCGTGGGCCGCAACCTGCGTCACAATGCCGGGACTGCGGCGGCCTCGCTGTTATCACTTACCCTGCTGTTTCTTCTTTTTGATTTCTTCTGGATCGCCGCCGGAACTGCCGATCGCTTCTATCGTGATCTTCTCTCCGAACTTCGCGTGGAGGTGTTCGTTGACGAGGCGGTGTCGGATTCGACCCTTACCGGCATAGCCGATTGGGTGATGCAGATCGACGGTGTAATCAATTGCGAACTCATCTCCCGCGACCTGGCCCGGCAGCGCCTGGCCGACATGGTGGGCACCGATCTTCTCGTGGGATACGAACAAACCAACCCGCTGCCGCGCTCGTATATGTTGACCGTACAGGATGATTTCCGCAACGGCGCCGCCATGGCGAAGTTGGAACAAGGTTTGAGAACGATTGCCGGGCTGAGCGAAATACACTACAGCCGCGAATGGCTGGACAAGGCCGAGCGGGCCAAGGAGGTCATATTCCAAATCGGCCTGGTGCTCGGAGTGCTGATATTCGCAGGAGCGCTTGTCAGCTCGGCCAACAACATTCGTCTGATGACCCGTGCCCAGGCGGTCGGGTTCCGCCAGATGCTGCTCTTGGGAGCCGGGCGCGTCTTTCTTTCTCTGCCATTTCTGATTGAAAGCTTCCTGATAAGTGGTGTCGCCGCGCTCCTGGGCTGGGCGCTGATCTTTTATGGCCGCACGCGGATCGGTCTGGCCCAAATCGATATCGTCTTTCCGTCGACAAATGAGATAGCATTGTTCTGTGCAGGCGCGGCTCTGCTTGGCGCTGTAAGCGGGCTGCTCGGACTGCGCAAGATGCTGAGAGATTAGTATGACGGTGCGAATGTGCGGTGCAATCGCGACGGTTGTCTTCGTTCTGTCGGGAGTCGTCCGAGCTGATGACGAATCCGCCGACATCCTCCGGCAGAAAGTAGAACTGGAAAAAATCCAGAAGGATGTCGACGCCGGACAGCGTCGCCTTGACTCGCTTGAAGCCGAGCAAGGCAAGGTGCTGAAGGCGATCGGCAAGTACGATGAGCGCATCGCGTCGGACCGCCAGGTCCTTCGTCGCCTGAACAAACAGCTAAGCCAGTTGCAGGCCGATATCAAGCGGGGCGATTCCCTCCTGAACGCCTACCGTGAGCAGTATGATCGCCGTCAGCGGCGGTATCTCGGCAACATTCGCCAATTCTACGCCCTGGCGAGGAAGCCGATGAAAGCGTTCACTGCTGATCCCAACGAAGAACTGGAGTACAACCGCAAGATCGTCTATCTGACGGCGCTGGCGGATTTCGAATCCGGTACGGTCAGAGATGCGTCTGCGATGGTGGACCAGTCGGCGGTTCAGCTTGGTGATATGAGCGATCGCCAAAAACAGATCTCGACTCTGAAAAAAGAGCGCGAGACCAGCCGCGCCCTGGGCGAGTCCCAGAAGCAGCGCCAGGAGAAGAGTCTCGACCAATTGCGCCGCAAGAGCATGGCCGAGGCCGACCGGGTGATCAGCCTTCGCCAGGCGGCCGAGGAGATGCAGAATATTCTGGAGCGACTCGAAAAAGCCCGCCTGAGCCGACCGACCCCACAGGCCGATAAGGGACCGTCGGCGTTCGCCGCCCTGCAGGGGAAGCTGCTCGCGCCGTGCCGAGGGAAGATCGTGGTCAATTTCGGCGAACAGGTCGATCCGGTTACTCGCCTGCGATCGTTCTCACCCGGGGTTTCCATACGGGCGAGACCCGGGGCCGATATTGATTGTGTGGCGTCGGGCACGGTGGCGTATTCGGGTAATTTGCGCGGTTACGGGAATTTTGTTATCATCAATCATGATCACCAGTTCTACAGCACCTATGCCGGTCTCGGCGAGATA
Encoded proteins:
- the rsfS gene encoding ribosome silencing factor, whose protein sequence is MRKLSPLALARAAGRLALEKKGFDVRILKLKDLSSVCDYFVIASGEADIHVRAIAEEIYDGLADLGQKPTYREGQREGNWVLLDYIDVVVHVFYEPTRRFYALERLWGDAPVEELSDD
- a CDS encoding VOC family protein codes for the protein MIKGVHTMFFTSQPEELRAFIRDKLRFSYTDVGDGWLTFNLPEADMGCHPDDPANGQPSGQPYISFYCDDINATVAELKSRGVQFVDDIEDHGYGFVTHLMMPGDIKVELYQPKYTKKR
- a CDS encoding permease-like cell division protein FtsX, with protein sequence MSRAAHTAMRVGRNLRHNAGTAAASLLSLTLLFLLFDFFWIAAGTADRFYRDLLSELRVEVFVDEAVSDSTLTGIADWVMQIDGVINCELISRDLARQRLADMVGTDLLVGYEQTNPLPRSYMLTVQDDFRNGAAMAKLEQGLRTIAGLSEIHYSREWLDKAERAKEVIFQIGLVLGVLIFAGALVSSANNIRLMTRAQAVGFRQMLLLGAGRVFLSLPFLIESFLISGVAALLGWALIFYGRTRIGLAQIDIVFPSTNEIALFCAGAALLGAVSGLLGLRKMLRD
- a CDS encoding ATP-binding cassette domain-containing protein; protein product: MGTIIMKEPVVELTNIHQRVERGGFLFRGLNLKLESGCSAVIAGASGSGKTTLVEMMLGLRTPEQGQVLMFGQSLFPLRRRIVRQVRRQIGGVGGPFGLVPTLTVAENITLPLVLNGEHKRAQQERLFRMLSEFSLLKLAAKYPRHLTRVETMLVQFARAAIADQPLILVDEPSAGLDSTSYQRVIESLVKVALSGSSMLILASQPPPGEIPHSRTYFLRNGVLE
- a CDS encoding peptidoglycan DD-metalloendopeptidase family protein, with product MTVRMCGAIATVVFVLSGVVRADDESADILRQKVELEKIQKDVDAGQRRLDSLEAEQGKVLKAIGKYDERIASDRQVLRRLNKQLSQLQADIKRGDSLLNAYREQYDRRQRRYLGNIRQFYALARKPMKAFTADPNEELEYNRKIVYLTALADFESGTVRDASAMVDQSAVQLGDMSDRQKQISTLKKERETSRALGESQKQRQEKSLDQLRRKSMAEADRVISLRQAAEEMQNILERLEKARLSRPTPQADKGPSAFAALQGKLLAPCRGKIVVNFGEQVDPVTRLRSFSPGVSIRARPGADIDCVASGTVAYSGNLRGYGNFVIINHDHQFYSTYAGLGEILVSEGQFVASRTRLGRAAKDGVVRFELRNGREPLDPVKWIQIESL
- the rho gene encoding transcription termination factor Rho, producing the protein MELAELKKKTIAELLAAAEALDIPGVSGLRKSELIYKIMEAQSTGSEGMIFAEGVLETMEEGYGFLRSPDYCYLPGPDDIYVSPSQIKRFDLRTGDTISGQVRPPKDNERYFALLKIEAVNYDDPDVAKHKTLFDNLTPLYPDKAFKLEVGQQEVTTRIIDLMCPIGRGQRALITSPPKAGKTIILQKIAQAITANHTEVKLIVLLIDERPEEVTDMRRSVKGEVISSTFDEPAERHVQVAKMVLEKAKRLVEHKQHVVILLDSITRLARAHNAVVPHSGKILSGGVDSNALHMPKRFFGAARNIEEGGSLTIIGTALIETGSRMDEVIFEEFKGTGNMEMVLDRRLAERRIYPAMDINRSETRKENLLLEEDVLSKLYILRRFLAEMNPIESMEFLLGRIQKTESNRKFLASMKD